The following proteins are co-located in the Apium graveolens cultivar Ventura chromosome 5, ASM990537v1, whole genome shotgun sequence genome:
- the LOC141724374 gene encoding uncharacterized protein LOC141724374, which yields MAPKKKLPNSPSSTNSSDSETEHSSSSGDSDLSKPRQLTQSKPQQLIPNHESQDSSDSDADSESDSESDKTQKPLSPHPKKPVSKANGKRPAEIDPIDKAIKSKKIKGVEKVDKGSKSVEKVDKGLKSVEKVDKGKGSKSVEKVDKGSKKSKVSNGEVEGGEIEDKKGNIFARLFTEKDEIVLLEGMINYKEKNKGADPSLNIVKFHESVQDLLSCSVTKSQIADKIRRLKKKYVNYLKKGKNGEDPVISRPHEYKSFELSKKIWPSEGLGSEVTGDSKVKRSSRKKDDNVGGKTPLSSVGRESDFEEEVLGTSEVEKDNCWLMYPLLCASLEAEAVKNFTGPMSPKEYVKKVVSRLTKEKAIELEQGWKDFTVMEHQAYAKKVMLRSNQAEAVMNVIQH from the coding sequence ATGGCACCAAAGAAAAAACTCCCCAATTCCCCTTCTTCGACTAACTCTTCTGACTCCGAAACTGAACACTCTTCCAGCAGTGGTGACTCTGATTTATCCAAACCCCGGCAACTCACCCAATCAAAACCCCAACAACTCATACCCAACCATGAATCTCAAGATTCATCTGACTCTGACGCTGACTCTGAATCAGATTCTGAATCTGACAAAACCCAGAAGCCCCTTTCACCTCACCCCAAGAAACCCGTATCGAAAGCCAATGGCAAGCGTCCAGCTGAGATAGACCCAATTGATAAGGCCATCAAGAGTAAGAAGATTAAGGGTGTTGAGAAAGTCGATAAGGGTTCGAAGAGTGTTGAGAAAGTCGATAAGGGTTTGAAAAGTGTTGAGAAAGTCGATAAGGGTAAGGGTTCAAAGAGTGTTGAGAAAGTCGATAAGGGTTCGAAGAAGAGTAAAGTGAGTAATGGGGAAGTAGAGGGTGGGGAGATTGAGGATAAGAAGGGGAATATATTTGCGAGGTTGTTTACGGAGAAAGATGAGATTGTGTTGTTGGAAGGGATGATTAATTACAAGGAAAAAAATAAAGGGGCTGATCCGAGTTTGAATATAGTGAAATTTCATGAATCCGTTCAGGATTTGCTGTCTTGTAGTGTTACCAAGAGTCAGATTGCGGATAAGATTAGGAGGTTGAAGAAGAAGTACGTCAATTATTTGAAGAAAGGAAAGAATGGTGAGGATCCTGTTATTTCGAGGCCTCATGAGTATAAGTCTTTTGAGCTTTCCAAGAAGATTTGGCCAAGTGAGGGTTTGGGGAGTGAAGTTACTGGTGATAGTAAGGTGAAGAGAAGTAGCAGGAAAAAGGATGATAATGTTGGTGGTAAAACGCCGTTGAGTTCGGTTGGCAGGGAGAGTGACTTTGAAGAGGAAGTTTTGGGTACAAGTGAGGTAGAGAAGGATAACTGTTGGTTAATGTATCCGTTATTGTGTGCTTCGCTTGAAGCAGAGGCAGTTAAGAATTTTACTGGGCCAATGAGTCCAAAGGAATACGTGAAGAAGGTAGTTAGCAGGCTCACTAAAGAGAAGGCAATAGAATTAGAGCAGGGATGGAAGGATTTCACTGTGATGGAGCATCAAGCTTATGCCAAGAAGGTAATGCTGAGATCTAACCAAGCTGAAGCTGTGATGAATGTGATTCAACATTAA